ATAATCTTTGACCATCTTTTTATATCTAGTTGGGAGGTACATTTTTATGATAGCCGGGTTTAACTTAATCACACCtggtaaaagaaaattttggattcgagttaaaagttaaaaaaagttaaactttactatttctaaaaatttaactttactATTTATAAGATACAACTGAAATATTGGAGTACATCCTTAATGTTGGAGTCCCATATTCTACCATTCATTAATATGTCAGAGTAAACACATTCTAGCTAGCTACTGCAGAAACATATATTCACCTTCCTCTTTGTAATGTCAGGCTTTGCTATGCATTTATGCTCTTAAAATGAGGCTCAACGAGTGAGCTTTGGCTTGGCTATCTTCTTGTCTACCTCCAGAGAAATCATGAGAAGATTGGAAATTTTGGCAACCAAATACCCAGCAATGCTCCATGTCTGATAATTTCTTGCCTGCTTCCCTACATAACGTCCAGTCTTAGCATCATATTACTCAGGCCAACCATCTTTAGAAAGCCGCTGTTCCGCCAGATCTATTGCTCGTTTTGCAATTTGAGGCCTTCCGGTCTTGATGGATGCTGCAGCAAGTAGCCACAAGAGAACTCCAAAAAGAAACACACGGTCACACATTAAGggaaataaaaggaaaaatggatCACTGCGGTTGACATGACTAACAACATAAACAGAGTTTTGATCAACGTATGTTCATTAATGACGCTTACCTGGCCAAGATCCGCCATTATTGTGACTCCAGCTTATGCTTTTTGGATCATATCCAGCGCCAATCCTCCATTCATGTCCCTCCAAGGCTGGCTAAGAAATCTTCAAAGGCATCTCTCCTATCAAGTCCTCCCAGCGCTCCTCAATCAATTCCATAATTGCTGTTGCCTGTGCTGGCGTGGCAAGAGAACTCAAAATGGCAATGCAGTCCACCGGGAAGTCCACGCGAGCTGGGCTAACATTGCCAATCAAATATCCTCCTCTCAAGGGCATTAAATCAAACAACCATTCGGAAATAGAATCCGGGATGACATTGAACTTGTTAACAGTTGTGTGGGAGTACTCCTCTACCTTATAACGGTATATGTTATTTTGCTGCGTAAAACAGAGCCAGTAGTATTTTTGGATATTTGTTAACAGCCGTGTGGGAGTACTGCTTAGTTTTGAACTTTACGAGGTTCAATGTTTCAAAGAAATTCTTATAGTACCTTACCTATCGACTATTAATCTTTATAACCTTGAATACGATACATATATTAatcgatatatatttttacatttttgtgattaataaagtatttttttactgttaaaatttgctcttaaaatttcaatatttatctaTGAGAGTGAATATAGTATTACTAATAAGTTCGAATTGAATCTTTATATTAAATAGCTAAAGTCtgattaaatcaaatattacaaTTCGAATATTCAAGCACTAGAAGAACAATTATGATTGTTATCTGATACTCCTCGCGATAGCTCGTGACTTCATGAGTATACTAATAGCAACCATTGctttaaaattcattttgcCTTTACCCACCCGGCCCGCCCGTTTTGCCCGGTCTAAGTAGAGTATGCGTGGGCCAGTGACAGTTACAGTAGCAGGGAGAGGCACTGGAGACATGTTACCGGGAAGCAAAAGAGGAAAGGCAAAAAAGGGAGCGTCAAGTTGGTGGAGAAAAGTTGAGAATATTAAGAGAGAAGATGAGCAcataaattgaagataaaatctTCCTTCTTCTCctcaataatatatacatacagCTCACTCATTAACACTCATTTATCATCAATGGACTTCGTATCTCTATTcgtcccttttttctttttaaaaattgttatcaaATTAAAGTACTCGAATTCTTTGATCATGAGACGTTTCTTCCAAGCAACTTTCCACCACCATCGCCACAACCACACTCATCATCATCAGACTTAACCCACTTTCTCATCTttatttcttctaattttcGTTTTTTCGTGTGTGCGTGCGTCTAATTTATGTTCAGAAAAAATTAGTTTCTAGCTACCCATTTCGCAACAATGCCGGATCTAGTCTCTGTAAAAACTCCACCCGTTATGCCGTCGTTAAACATTCTCTTAGCAGAAACCCGAAACGGAACAACTGACAACCATCGAACACCATCTCCAGTCATAAAGCGAGCTCCGTCTCCTTCACCATCCAATTCTCGCGTCAAATCCACGACAAAGACCACAGAGAAGGTCAGCATCGACGAATCATCTCTAGACAACCCGGATCTGGGTCCCTTTTTACTCAAGTTGGCCCGAGACACAATTTCTTCCGGTGATAGCCCGAACAAGGCCTTGGATTATGCAATTCGAGCGTCCAAATCATTTGAGAGGTTTTCGAGTCCGGGTCAGAGCCTGGACCTGGTTATGAGCTTGCACGTGGTAGCGGCAATTTATTGCAGTTTGGGAAGGCTTGAGGAGGCGGTTCCGGTTTTAGAGCGGTCGATCGAGCTTTCAGATGTTGAAAACGGGTCGGATCATGCTCTGGCGAAGTTTTCGGGATATATGCAGCTTGGAGACACGTATTCGTCGATTTGTTTGTTGGACAGATCCGTTTGGTGTTACGAGTCGGGTTTAAAGATCCAGATCGAGGCTATCGGTGATTCGGATCCAAGAGTCGTTGAAACTTGTAGGTAAGCTCTGTATGTCATATCAAACCTCATTGCCTTTGTCTTTCCCACTGGGATAAGATTCACCACTCCTTGTGCATGTTAGTTTATTAGTTGGCGGGAGGCCAATTTGTACTGTTTTGAAATGGTCTTATTCTATGGTTAGACATTTATCAGCCCAATCTAGCCCGTAGGTTACCGGGCTTGTGGGCTCTCATGTTTCATGTACAATCAGCGTACACTTGTTTTATTCATGCCATTGCCTCCCCTGTTCATTGCACGTGCCCACGTTATGTTTACCTATGCAGGACGAAGCTTCTGATTTCTTATAGATGTTTACTTATCTAATCagtatattcaaataatagtaATGGTGGGACTTGCTCTGTTTCAACTTGTTTCCTCCGCTGTTCATTTCACGTGCCCACATTATGTTTACCCATGATGGACGAAGCTTCTGAtttcttataaatgttttcTTGTCTAATCagtatattcaaataatagtaATGGTTGAACTTGCTCTGTTTCAGCTTGTTTCTTCCCGGAGGAAGTATGTAAGATAGGACTGAAAGTTCTTATTTTCTCTATGGGAACCCACACcaaatattctaatatattcTAGTATACtagtatcatttttttttcaaccacATTTTTTTACTGTGTGTGAAACATTTCGTCTTAGACTACTTTTAATTGTTTGAGACCAATAAATGTAGACCTTCAAGCATAGTTTAactttcttataatttaatatgaagaCAGGTACTTAGCTGAGGCCCATGTACAGGCAATGCAATTTGATGAGGCAAAAAACCTATGTAAGAAGATCCTTGAAATTCACAAGGAGCACAGTCCTCCAGCCTCTTATGAAGAAGCAGCTGATCGCAGGCTTATGGCTCTTGTCTGTGAGGCAACGGGAGATTATGAATCTGCCCTCGAGCACCTTGTTCTGGCTAGCATGGTAATGATAGCTAATGGTCAAGAGAGCGAGGTTGCTTCTATCGATGTTAGCATTGgcaatatttatatttctctttGCCGCTTCGATGAGGCCATTTTTTCCTATCAGAAAGCACTAACAGTATTCAAAGCTACTAAGGGTGAGAATCACCTTTCTGTTGCTTCAGTTTTTATTCGCCTTGCAGATCTGTACTACAAGATTGGCAAACTAAGGGAGTCCAAATCCTACTGTGAGAATGCCTTGAGGATATACGCAAAACCAGAGCCTGGATCTGCTTCTGAGGAGATTGCCAATGGTTTGACAGAAATCTCAGCAATCTTTGAAGCCTTGAATGAGCATGAGGAGGCATTGAAGCTCTTGCAGAAGGCTATGAAAATATTGGGAGATGCCCCTGGGCATCGTAACACGATTACAGGAATAGAAGCACAGATGGGTGTGATGTTCTATATGCTTGGGAGGTATGGGGAGGCTCATTGCTCTTTTGAGAGTGCTGCAGTGAAGCTTCGAGCAAGTGGGGAGAGTAAATCAGCATTCTTTGGAATCGTGTTGAACCAGATGGGATTGGCTTGTCTGCAGCTGTACAAGATAAAAGAGGCCACTGAGCTTTTTGAGGAAGCAAGGGGTGTATTAGAGCAGGAATGTGGTCCATATCACTTGGACACTCTTGGAGTATACAGCAATCTTGCTGCAACTTATGATGCCTTGGGAAGGTGAGCACACTTGGAAATTGTTTCCAAGTTCTTGTTTAGTtcttcaccattttttttttttttttttgcttgctGCGGGCTATATTCTCTGCTCTAGCCACTTGTTTGGTTTGCCCATAAATATTAACAGATGGTTCACATAACAACTCATTGGAAACTCTAAGTGAATCTAGATCAAGAGTAAAATCCAATCCAATCTTTCACAAGTTGTTACAGACGGAATTTGTATTTTTAGACCCACAGTAGATTTCAATCAGAACTTTTCTAATATACTAATACGCTAGTCCTGTTTTTGCATGAAATATACGTAAAGGGTATATTGTTAGGGTTAGCCATTTCTGTTAGTAATTCAACGACTTCAACTTTGgtgttatattttgttaataaacccTGTTTTCTTTTTAGGGAGAATGATTTGGTTAGCCATTTCTGTTAGCAATTGGAAGGAGTCCATTTCTCCTTATCTTGACATGAAGACTATGGAGGAACATTTTGTGTCATTACTATAAGTGCTTAATTGTCTTTGAAGGTGTCTGCGGGTGCAGGGCTGTACACACAGATGTGCTAATGTCTagttttttgattaatttcttGGCAAACATCAGTGTAGTGATTACTTAGGCTGCATTGCTGAACACcggattttattatttatttcaggGTGGAAGATGCAATTGAGATATTGGAGTACATCCTTAAGGTGAGAGAAGAAAAGCTTGGAACGGCAAACCCAGATGTAGAGGACGAAAAGAAAAGGCTTGCTGAACTCTTGAAAGAATCAGGAAGGTCTCGAAACAGGAAAGGCAAATCACTTGAAAATCTTCTTGATTCCAACTCACGTAGGAAGAAGAAGGACGCTACAAAGAGGCGGACtggatttagttttaaaagttaaacttCCACTAAGATAATCTCTTACGTGTTCTTGCTTCTGAGCCGAATGGACTCTTTATAATACAGGGGATTGTGTAAAGATAGGTTTTAAATTTGGTGGATCTTCCACGCGTCTCTGGATCTCAacctctctttttattttattcttttgtttcccTTATCTCTCTTGCgtttataactaaattatatgaaataatagCGCAGTCATTTTGAAGCTGTTTAGCAAAAATTGAAAGCAGGGATGCGCTGTCATTTGTTCTTTCTGACTTAGATGATAACTGCAGACCTATTACCTTAGCCCCATTCAACTCTTGTGTGCTTGAATTTTCGCCTAAAGCCCACCTTTCTATGTGTTCTTAATTGGATACTAACTGATGTGTTTATTCATAAGATTCAACGAGAAACAATATGGCAATTTATACAGATTCATTTCCTCTGCATTTATGTTCGCAAAAACACAGATTATATAAGCAGTTATACAAGCCTCATAGTTTTAGCTTTAACCCATCTCTGCAAGGCTCAAACCAAGTCAGTTGGCAGTTTCATTGTAGCTTGTAGTCTTTTTTTCAGCCCAGACCCTTTTAGGGGAAAATGAGGAGTAAAAACCACGTGTGAGTTGAATATGATAATCATCTaagatttttcttctccaagGAATAATAAGTTGAAAATATTAACCTTCACATAAAACGtggaaataaagaaaacaaatttcaacCTGTTTCAagaattcaaataaatggatTCCAACCTCcaaattttagaagaaaaagatttttctaactttgaaaatttaatgtgttatcatatctGCACAATTTAGTCACAATAGTTGTAATTTAGAATAAAGACAAAGTTGGATTACACCTAATCAGATTTTTCCTCGGCAATGACAGTGACTTACTTCAGCATCATCAAGGACTTGTTTGGGGAAAAACCATATAGTTTACTACTGTTAGGCCTACTTTCCTAACAGTAAACTCAATTTTCAACACATCATCATCCTGCAACTATCCACAAGTGCGCCTCCCCCACTCACTTGcacttcaattttgaatttattagttCCCCATAAGCAAGTCATGTACTAGCCCTTCCTGGCAACTTCCTTTCTCTTGCCATTATATATACTTGGATTATATCACAAACCAGTCATGGCACTTAAACAAATGGGTTCTGAAAAGGTGTCAAGAACCAGGACTCATCAACCTTGTGCTGCTTGTAAGATGCTTCGTCGGAGATGTGACAACAATTGCGTACTTGCACCGTATTTTCCTATTGATGAGATGGGAAAGTTTGCCTGTGTGCATAAGGTTTTTGGAGCTAGCAATGTCATTAAAATGATTCAGGTGGGGATGATTCACTAATGGATCTTAACTTTTCTGTAACCTCATGTTGGATGTATTACTGTTTCATTAATCTGCTTAATATCAAAAGTAAAGCTAGATACTATCATTAAAATCCTCCAAAAGTGTTGTGCTGGTGTGTTTTAATATTAGTGTTTTGATGTGATTACAGATGGTTGAGGAGACAAAGCGGGAGGATGCTGTAAAGGCAATAGTTTATGAAGCAACAGCAAGGCTCAGAGACCCTGTTTATGGCAGCGCTGGGGCTACTTTTCACTTGCATAAGATGGTGCAGGATCTGAAAGTTGAGTTGGAATCAATACAAACTCAAGTTGCGGCTTTGCAAGAGCAAAGAAATCAGTTATTGGGCATCCTTATGAATGTTCATCACCAGGATCCTGTCTTCCCCATAAATGAATCCATGTTTGATTGTGGAGGTTTCTCAGTAGGTGATGGATCTTTAGCCTGTGATCCTTTTGACTTCTCTATGGAGTGTGACTGGATTTTGTGAGGGGATTCTTATTCTCACCGTTCAGTTATCCTCAGTATCATAAgttagaatttttctttttagaagGTTAAAAAGATATATCAAGAACTTAGTAGGAAGGTAGGTAGCCATGGAAAATATACTCTGGTTCAGCTTGACAAGAAATGTTACATGGTAGAATCAAAATTTACAaagttataatttgtaattttaaagcTATTAACTATTGATTCGTTTGACCAGTCTACTACAGTTACCGCTctccttttttataattagtattgTCATATGCCTAACATAAGAAAATTTGCCAGATTTTCTTCCTAGAAACAAAACAAGTTGGGACAAAATTCAAAGTCGTCAGTTTTTCCATTTTCAAGCCTCCATTGACTAAGTGCTGTAGCGAAGTTTGTGGTCACATATCTTGATATTGAcacattcaaataaaaagaaaggagaagaaaacaTGAACTCTTCTTCTCAGTCAGCTGAAGTGACTTGAAGCCGCCCTTGCCTAACCATGTTCGTTAGTTTGGTTTTCAGTTCTCTATTGAACTTCTATAATCTGCACATAGCAGAGTTGCCTAACCATGTCGTCAGAGCCGCATGAAGATGTGGCAGCGTCTATTGCCTAGACCAACCCACCGGTCTGTTGTTGAAAACTTTAGATGGCCGCCTTAACTCTAACCGAATAAGAAGACTTCATCTATCATAATTTAACAAGACTTCGAAATTAAATAAGTACTGAATTTATAAGCTTAACTAACTAAAAATACacctttaaatttgattatgacAGGTAAGCAAAGATGTTTAGTTCCAATAAAAGGTTTCAGGTTTTGATTTTCAAGTAGCTTTTTGAGGGCCTTGTGACGAGCAATAGCACCAGTGGCTTGGCATCTCACTTTCGAAAAGCCTGCAATCCACAGGCAGACCAAAAAGGTCCCTAGCTTTAGAAGTGGAAAAGAATGATTTGATTCCTCTGCTTGCTAAGTCTTCTTCAAATTCTGCTTCCTCTCAGTCAAAATCTTTCGTATGTTGGAAGATTTAGCCAGTTGAAGAGTTATCGAATCCTTACAATCTCTATATTGGAGAAGATAAAATCAAATGGTGTTTCATTCTCCTATATTTGAATGATCGATTTGAAggaaatgaaaagagaaaaattattagagaaaaagaaaattttaaaaaagaaaaaccgttgaataaaaaataattttataaaaaaatgttattttttaaaattttatcttaaaaaattattaatttataattttttaggtttaaataaaaaataaaataaaatttttatttatttttaatattaaatatttataaaaaatttctctGGTATACTGATAAATAAAGACAAAGCAACGGAAGCTTCCTCAACAAAAATCTTCAGTCACAACACAAGTTGGTCAGTTTTACATCAACACcataaatttggttattttaattagattgaTTCTAAACGTGCAATCAAATCTTTTTagctaatttatatatacaccaATATGTGACATTATATATTACCAATTTATTTTGCATGTATAAATGACTAATATTGCGCAGATagatttattcatttaattaattacctgaATTGAAACAGCAATTAGATtttgggagaaggactatttcccacccaacttttgatgcaatCTCAAATTgacacccacggcagatgaaaatccaatttttCCACCCGTGAGCTattaaaatggatgatttctgtttgaataagggtaaaatgtctattttacccttgttagatgaaatgacaaaaatacccctcaatttaatttctcaaaattaatgtgagagttttaccattcaccccccttaggttttagaaactaacattttcaccccacgGTAGATGACAAAATACccctcaactttaaaaactaacattttcaccccaaacctagggtttccatatttttcaaaatacagccgcccccataactttcaaaactagcatttcacccccattctccAACTTCAACTCCGgacgtcttctccggcgtcgtcaccggcctcctccttctcctggtgcgacggcggtggtgcgacgaagagatcttcctCTCCTcatcgcacggtgcgacgaagagacggagatcccttcgtcgcacgatgcgacgaagagacggagatgggGGGCgtcgatctggaagaacagacggagatgggagatctggaagaacagacggagACGGAGATGGGGGGCGTCgatctggaagaacaaacgaagagacggagacggagatctggaagaacagacgaagcaTCGTCGTCGTCGAAGCGTCCCTCGTCGAAGCATCGTCGTTTGTAGTCGTCgtcgaagcgtcgtccttcgtcgtcctttgtagtcggagatgagagatcggtcgaatgcgtcggcCATCGAtagtggccggagaaggaagcaaaccccaaGGGtgcaatctaaacttttcaaactttgaggatgggttagttattagtttttaaaacctggagggggaaaacggtaaaatttaaaatttttaatgttttaaatagcaaatgatgattttgcccctgtctctaactgaaaaattggacggcagtttggtcacgggtgggaaaactggattttcatctgccgttgGTGGCAagttgagaacgcatcaaaagttgggtgggaaatagtccttctcccttagATTTTTGTAGCATTTAGTAGCAGCCAGATTTGTGAACCCCGTGTGTGGATATGTAGTAAAGCTCTTCATCAGTCCCGCTCTATTTCACTCAGATCGGAGCtgtaatttcaaaaagaaaagatgccAGAAGTAGAATCAAGCTGTAATTTTCGAAATGCAAATCCTACAGTTGATCCCATTGATCATCTTCCACTCTCTCTTCTCCGATCTGAATTCATCCCGGCCGCACCCACCCGATCTGTATCAGCAATCGACTGGTTACCGGAGTTTGCCGGTTACTCATGGGTGGCGTACGGAGCATCTTCTCTCCTGGTGATCTCTCATTTTCCGTCTCCACTCTCCCAAGAAGAAACCCTAATTGGTCCGATTTTTCGACAAATTTTCGAGCTCTCCGATGATTCAACGCCCGTCACCGCCGTGTCTTGGTCCCTGGCAATTCCTTCAATTGGCGGCCTCGCTGCTGCCTCGGGGAATTGTATCTATGTCTTTACTCATGATTCGGGGAGCTCTAAAGGTTTCTAAGAGTTCTTTTTTGGCgtttgtttttctctttgtttatcAAGAAAGTTGATGGAAAGAATATTAGAAACCTACTAGGATGAGTACGCATTCACTATTACTCGTACTTAGCCTTGCTAGAGTACTACTTTCTTCACACTCTTTATCGTTTAGTTTACAAGAAATGCGATTACGTGAGTCGTAGTATAGGTTAATCATAAGTTAATTTATGTTtggtgttttttctttttttctaaattttttgcaATATAGGTTGGTATAACGGTTGCAGCGGAGTGTGACTAAATTGCTGAGTTCATCAAATGTAGATGTTAAAGAATTTTACTTGGAACTATATTTCTTTTCACCAGATTCTTAATCTAATATTTGCCTTTGTTACTTTTCATTTAGAGTTTATGAGTTCTTCTGTCAAACTATGTGtctcaaaaggaaaaaaaaaaaaacaacaggGAAGAAGCATGTTTTAAAGCCAAATGCATACAGACCATTTtcctatttaattatttgttcgAAATATtctgtttagtttgaattcaaatttcttttaCTCATATTCAGGTTCTTTTTGTTGGAGCCAG
This sequence is a window from Mangifera indica cultivar Alphonso chromosome 5, CATAS_Mindica_2.1, whole genome shotgun sequence. Protein-coding genes within it:
- the LOC123217372 gene encoding protein KINESIN LIGHT CHAIN-RELATED 1-like isoform X1, which encodes MPDLVSVKTPPVMPSLNILLAETRNGTTDNHRTPSPVIKRAPSPSPSNSRVKSTTKTTEKVSIDESSLDNPDLGPFLLKLARDTISSGDSPNKALDYAIRASKSFERFSSPGQSLDLVMSLHVVAAIYCSLGRLEEAVPVLERSIELSDVENGSDHALAKFSGYMQLGDTYSSICLLDRSVWCYESGLKIQIEAIGDSDPRVVETCRYLAEAHVQAMQFDEAKNLCKKILEIHKEHSPPASYEEAADRRLMALVCEATGDYESALEHLVLASMVMIANGQESEVASIDVSIGNIYISLCRFDEAIFSYQKALTVFKATKGENHLSVASVFIRLADLYYKIGKLRESKSYCENALRIYAKPEPGSASEEIANGLTEISAIFEALNEHEEALKLLQKAMKILGDAPGHRNTITGIEAQMGVMFYMLGRYGEAHCSFESAAVKLRASGESKSAFFGIVLNQMGLACLQLYKIKEATELFEEARGVLEQECGPYHLDTLGVYSNLAATYDALGRVEDAIEILEYILKVREEKLGTANPDVEDEKKRLAELLKESGRSRNRKGKSLENLLDSNSRRKKKDATKRRTGFSFKS
- the LOC123217372 gene encoding protein KINESIN LIGHT CHAIN-RELATED 1-like isoform X2, yielding MPDLVSVKTPPVMPSLNILLAETRNGTTDNHRTPSPVIKRAPSPSPSNSRVKSTTKTTEKVSIDESSLDNPDLGPFLLKLARDTISSGDSPNKALDYAIRASKSFERFSSPGQSLDLVMSLHVVAAIYCSLGRLEEAVPVLERSIELSDVENGSDHALAKFSGYMQLGDTYSSICLLDRSVWCYESGLKIQIEAIGDSDPRVVETYRYLAEAHVQAMQFDEAKNLCKKILEIHKEHSPPASYEEAADRRLMALVCEATGDYESALEHLVLASMVMIANGQESEVASIDVSIGNIYISLCRFDEAIFSYQKALTVFKATKGENHLSVASVFIRLADLYYKIGKLRESKSYCENALRIYAKPEPGSASEEIANGLTEISAIFEALNEHEEALKLLQKAMKILGDAPGHRNTITGIEAQMGVMFYMLGRYGEAHCSFESAAVKLRASGESKSAFFGIVLNQMGLACLQLYKIKEATELFEEARGVLEQECGPYHLDTLGVYSNLAATYDALGRVEDAIEILEYILKVREEKLGTANPDVEDEKKRLAELLKESGRSRNRKGKSLENLLDSNSRRKKKDATKRRTGFSFKS
- the LOC123216289 gene encoding LOB domain-containing protein 1-like encodes the protein MALKQMGSEKVSRTRTHQPCAACKMLRRRCDNNCVLAPYFPIDEMGKFACVHKVFGASNVIKMIQMVEETKREDAVKAIVYEATARLRDPVYGSAGATFHLHKMVQDLKVELESIQTQVAALQEQRNQLLGILMNVHHQDPVFPINESMFDCGGFSVGDGSLACDPFDFSMECDWIL